The following nucleotide sequence is from Zea mays cultivar B73 chromosome 1, Zm-B73-REFERENCE-NAM-5.0, whole genome shotgun sequence.
GACCTCTCCCGCTGCTTCCTCATGGGCAGCAGCTCGGGCGGCAACATGGCGTTCTTCGCGGCGCTCCGGACCGGGGGCCTCGACCTGGGCCCCGCCACGGTGCGCGGCCTCCTGCTGCACCAGCCCTACCTCGGCGGCGTCGACCGGACGCCCTCGGAGGCCAGGTCCGTCGACGACGCCATGCTGCCGCTGGAGGCCAACGACAGGCTCTGGAGCCTCGCGCTGCCCCTGGGCGCCGACCGGGACCACGAGTTCTGCAACCCCGTCAAGGCCATGGCGCCGGAGGCCCTTGCCGGCCTGCCGCGCTGCCTGGTCACCGGCAACTTGGGCGACCCGCTGATCGACAGGCAGCGGGAGTTCGCTCGGTGGCTGCAGGACCGCGGCGGCGCGAAGGCGGAGGTCGTCGTGAAGTTGGACGTCGCGGGGTTCCACGCGTCGGAGCTGTTCGTGCCGGAGATCGCCGAGGTGCTGTTCGCCGCGATGCGCGAGTTCGTGTACACCGGCGACGCTTGACACGTTGAATTTCGTGCCGGCCGGTGACAAGTGGACATACGTGTTGCATCGTTGTGGATTGTGTGACCGTGCGCAATAATTCTCGGCCGTGTTGAATCTTGACAAACTGGCACCAGAGCCACCAGGCGGCGACTACTATGTAACACGTGAGTACTGTAGCAGCTACCGCAACGCACCGGACCGCCGGACGTGTAGTTTTCGCGACGCGTGCAGCTATCGGCCACGGCAACGAATATAGGAGATGTTTTGTTCGGATTTTTTTGGCCCGCGACCATTCTCAGCGCTATCTAAAACTATCTTCATCACATTTCTTATCAaataatcatctatctcatgcaTCCTCTATTTCAAACTTCTATCTATAAACAGTATCATATAAAGTTACATATTTTGTATTTTCACACTGTACTGGAGACAGTCTAATAGCGTTATTCAACCCCCACACTAATCCCATCGTCACCCCGCCTCCAAATCCGGTCAAATCAGATCTTCCAGTTATCGAGGACTCTCCCCGTGACCCTGTCGTCCCCTCGCCTCAATCTTTGCTTGCCAATCCCCCTCACTTGGATGTCCACTCTATTCCCTTCGATTCCTTCTCGATGGATCTCCTTTGCTCCTTTTCGGATGCGAACGACGTGCGGCGTCCCGTGGAAGGTCTCGAGACCCATGTGCCCCCGTTGGCTGATGAGCCCGCTCTGCGCCCCAACGTCGTGGGATCCCACCGTCTCGTTCTGCCCCATGGCTCGTTGTAGGTTGTGCGGAAATTCTTCGGTCGGCGTTGTCGTCCTCTTCATGCTTGGCACCCTCCACCCCACCCATGTCATCAGATTCGTCATCCGCCCGCTCCCCAGACGTAGATTCTTCGGTCTCCTCTAAGTGGTTGGGGCCTGCGGCTTTGATGGCCTGGGGACGGCGGTGCCTCATCTCGCTTGTGGTGTAATACCCCGTCAACataagtcttttgtgcgcactttgtcctcactcatgcgcacccgagaaaacttatcagtcggtcacccatcccaaattgctccaagccaagcacacttaacttgtaggttctttcgagatagatttccaaaaaagaagatgcaactTGTTGGTatagatactctattaattctattaagccttttgCCAGTATATCACCATTCCAAGGGCcaagatatcacaatccacccccttagaagaccgacgtcctcgtcgatcaaccccaatccaggaacctcctctCTTAGCCACATATGCGTGTCTAGTGtcgttgaaagttgcctagagggggggtgaatagggcgaaactgaaatttacaaagttaatcacaactacaagccgggttagcgttagaaatataaacgagtccgcgagagagggtgcaaaacaaatcgcaagcgaataaggagtgtgacacgtggatttgttttaccgaggttcggttcttgcaaacctactccccgttgaggaggtcacaaagatcgggtctctttcaaccctttccctctctcaaacggtcccacggaccgagtgagctttctcttctcaatcacttggaacacaaagttctcacaaggaccaccacaagattggtgtctcttgcttctattacaagtgagtttgatcgcaatgaaagaatgaaagaaagcacgattgcaaaaaccaagcgacaagagcgacaaatagcacacggatcactttctctctcaagccactaatcactaatgatctcttttctcaattgtgaaacttggagaggtggaggctttgaatgtgtcttggaatgaattgctagctcttgtattgaatgttgaaggttggaatgcttgggtgtattgaatggaggtggttggggttgtatttatagccaccaaccacttcctagccgttgggccattctgctgagcgcggacggtccgcgagccaggtccggacgttccgcccctgtagatcaacggctgaaaatgcaacggtcagcagtaacggctatatcaacggctatattgcatttaatgcgtcgtcagatgtcagacagagccagtcgcggacggtccggtcgagcaccccggacggtccgcgcggccccctataattcatttctccgaacccgttaccttcgtgtttttcggtttcttaccgaccggacggtccgcgcctgaggccggacggtccgcgcgagggctcggacggtctttgcttttcctccggacagtccgtagtggaaacttgtatttttgcattggttctgtccgagagtcattctagtgtcgcggacggtccgccgcaagggcccggacggtccgcgcttggcctgtttttccaaaaagcttctcctgtccggaataatctacggtattccggacagtcgatttagtatagttatagatgaacttttggcacctgtagaacatataatctagagcaaactagttagtccaattgtttgtgttgggcgattcaaccaccaaaactatttaggaactaggtgtaagcctaattccctttcaatctccccctttttggtgattgatgccaacacaaaccaaagcaaatataaaagtgcataattgaactagtttgcataatgtcagtgcaaaggttgcttggaattgagccaatataaataccttATAAAGTATGCATggactgtttctttatttttaacattttggaccacgctttcaccacatgttttgtttttgcaaatttttgtaaatctttttcaaagtccttttgcaaatagtcaaaggtaaatgaataaaattttgagaagcatttttcaagatttgaaattctctccccctgtttcaaatgcttttcctttgactaaacaaaactccccctaaatgagatcctcctcttagtgttcaagagggttttgatatatcattttgaaatactactttctcccccttttgaacacaataggaaaaccaattgataatattcttggaaacacgaagtttttggtggtggtgcggtccttttgctttgggctcttactttctccccctttggcatgaatcgccaaaaacggaatcattagagccctttgaagtgctatcttcccctttggtcataaataaatgagttaagattataccaaagacgaagtccggtccttttgccttgggctcttactttctccccaaagacaaagtctttttctttgacgctcatgcttttctccctcatgaatggagagttgcttggagtgacggcgaaggatgagtttcggagtggaagcctttgtcttcgccgaagactccaattccctttcaatatacctatgacttggtttgaaatagacttgaaaacacattagtcatagcatataaaagagatatgatcaaaggtatataaatgagctatgtgtgcaatttagcaaaagaaattgcgcgaatcaagaatattgagctcatgcctaagtttggtaaaagtttgttcatcaagaggcttggtaaagatatcggctaattgatctttagtgttaatgtaagaaatctcgatatctcccttttgttggtgatccctaagaaaatgataccgaatggctatgtgcttagtgcggctatgctcgacgggattgtcggccattttgattgcactctcattatcacatagcaaagggactttggtcaatttgtaaccgtagtcccgcagggtttgcctcatccaaagcaattgcgcgcaacaatggcctgtggcaatgtactcggcttcggcggtggaaagagcaaccgaattttgcttctttgaagcccaagacaccaaggatcttcccaagaactggcaagtccctgatgtgctcttcctattgattttgcaccccgcccaatcggcatccgaataaccaattaaatcaaatgtggatccccgagggtaccaaagtccaaacttaggagtataagccaaatatctcaagattcgttttacggccataaggtgagcttccttagggtctgcttggaatcttgcacacatgcatacggaaagcataatgtccggtcgagatgcacataagtatagcaaggaacctatcatcgaccggtataccttttgatccacgaa
It contains:
- the LOC100273650 gene encoding Probable carboxylesterase 8-like, translating into MGDVAAGAAALSPPPMTKETNLFMQIVVNPDGTVTRPEVPLVPASAVAAGGVVSRDVPLDASAGTYLRLYLPDLSSAPAAKLPVVLYFHGGGFVILSAATVFYHGHCEAMAAAVPAIVASLEYRLAPEHRLPAAYEDAAAAVAWLRDGAPGDPWVAAHGDLSRCFLMGSSSGGNMAFFAALRTGGLDLGPATVRGLLLHQPYLGGVDRTPSEARSVDDAMLPLEANDRLWSLALPLGADRDHEFCNPVKAMAPEALAGLPRCLVTGNLGDPLIDRQREFARWLQDRGGAKAEVVVKLDVAGFHASELFVPEIAEVLFAAMREFVYTGDA